A genome region from Eurosta solidaginis isolate ZX-2024a chromosome 2, ASM4086904v1, whole genome shotgun sequence includes the following:
- the Dap160 gene encoding intersectin-1 isoform X4 translates to MNPTTDPWVITQREKLKYHEQFKALQPQGGFVTGAQAKGFFLQSQLPPLILGQIWALADTDSDGKMNINEFSIACKLINLKLRGMDVPKVLPPTLLASLTAVGGTPTLTPTGAGSLSPLDPLKAIPGAISNVPISGSTLPGAVPAVPGIAPGTLPGVLPQVLPATITGTGVSTAQMPVTAAATSGMVMPSAVIPTGVMPIGAVGAGAVPTVGMVPGVSTAGIMPGMVPPVTGGVPVPGMVPMPVIGASGVVPPTIIPGVAGVSAGVLPSGKVVSPPNTGEVAKVAATPTPPQSNPPSRHMSISERAPSIESPQSEWAVKGPAKRKYTQVFNATDRTRSGFLTGAQARSILVQSKLPQATLAQIWTLSDLDSDGRLSCDEFILAMFLCDKAMNGEKVPVTLPLDWIPPSFRKSKSRQGSISGPGSRTGSTPASRHASVSSQGAVDADPAAGLPQTTFEDKRKENFDKGQAELDRRRKLLQDQQRKEKEERERKEREEAEKREKARLEAERKQQEELERQLQKQRELEMEKEEQRKRELEAKEAARKELEKQRQMEWEQARIAEMNAQKQREQERVLKQKAHNTQLNVELSTLNEKIKDLSQKICDTRAGVTNVKTIIDGMRSQRDTSMADMSHLKARIKEQNAKLLQLTQERAKWDVKSKSGALTDAAQQEQLNAAFANKQLIIKQLKDKVENIRKEIDSKKEDINSNDVQVTEVKAELSALITKCEELYADYDTQRTQVLELKYNKKNDNVSSTTSAWDSGSSAWGTSVDQYALSNDSSALTDTTATTAAVDMAGPAPEGFVKYRAVYEFTARNQDEITFVPGDIILVPLEQNAEPGWLAGEINGHTGWFPETYVEKMEDEYATATADTSAITASVAGTDAEISDYAAVYPYNDNSQILAADAHNGEVEYYIAAYPYQSSEVGDLSFNAGEMVMVIKKEGDWWTGTIGARTGMFPSNYVQKADVGTTAAVDTDITTELSGAFDDGKVMDMAKNQKPIGWLWYGYGTINRLH, encoded by the exons GGCACTAGCCGACACTGATTCCGATGGAAAAATGAACATAAATGAGTTCAGCATCGCTTGCAAATTGATTAATCTCAAACTTCGCGGGATGGATGTACCAAAAGTGTTACCACCTACACTACTTGCATCACTAACAGCCGTCGGAGGTACACCAACATTGACACCTACTGGAGCGGGTAGTTTGAGTCCACTAGATCCCCTGAAGGCCATACCCGGCGCAATTTCAAACGTACCGATATCGGGATCAACATTACCTGGGGCAGTGCCCGCTGTTCCCGGTATAGCTCCAGGCACACTACCAGGTGTTCTGCCACAAGTTTTGCCAGCCACGATTACAGGCACAGGCGTATCAACGGCACAGATGCCCGTAACAGCTGCTGCCACATCTGGAATGGTTATGCCTAGTGCTGTCATTCCAACAGGTGTGATGCCTATAGGTGCAGTCGGTGCTGGCGCTGTTCCTACCGTGGGAATGGTTCCTGGAGTTTCAACCGCTGGAATAATGCCAGGGATGGTACCACCAGTAACAGGTGGCGTACCAGTACCTGGCATGGTACCGATGCCAGTTATTGGCGCAAGCGGTGTAGTACCGCCGACAATTATTCCAGGTGTAGCGGGGGTATCAGCTGGTGTTTTACCAAGTGGCAAAGTTGTTTCACCACCCAATACTGGCGAGGTCGCCAAGGTAGCGGCTACGCCTACACCACCACAAAGCAACCCACCCAGCCGTCATATGTCAATTTCAGAACGTGCGCCATCCATAGAATCGCC CCAAAGTGAATGGGCTGTTAAAGGTCCAGCCAAACGAAAGTACACACAAGTCTTCAATGCAACTGATCGCACACGTTCTGGCTTTTTGACTGGTGCTCAAGCACGTAGCATACTCGTACAAAGCAAATTGCCACAAGCTACACTTGCGCAGATTTGGACACTATCTGATTTAGATTCAGATGGACGTTTAAGTTGCGATGAGTTCATTTTAGCTATGTTCCTCTGCGATAAAGCCATGAACGGGGAAAAGGTGCCCGTAACCTTGCCACTTGATTGGATACCACCGAGTTTTCGTAAAAGCAAATCACGACAGGGATCTATCTCAGGACCGGGATCACGCACTGGATCGACACCAGCATCACGACATGCTTCTGTATCATCACAGGGAGCTGTTGATGCAGATCCGGCTGCAGGTCTACCGCAAA cTACATTTGAAGATAAACGTAAAGAGAACTTTGATAAGGGTCAAGCAGAATTGGATCGAAGGCGTAAATTATTACAAGATCAGCAACGCAAAGAGAAAGAAGAACGTGAACGCAAAGAGCGCGAGGAGGCAGAAAAACGCGAGAAGGCACGCCTTGAGGCTGAACGAAAACAACAGGAAGAGTTGGAACGACAATTACAGAAGCAACGCGAACTGGAAATGGAAAAAGAAGAACAACGAAAACGTGAACTTGAAGCTAAGGAGGCAGCCAGAAA AGAGCTGGAAAAGCAGCGGCAAATGGAGTGGGAACAAGCACGCATAGCGGAAATGAATGCTCAAAAGCAACGTGAACAAGAACGTGTATTAAAACAGAAAGCGCACAACACACAGCTCAATGTAGAGTTGAGCACATTGAATGAGAAG ATTAAAGATTTGTCTCAAAAGATTTGCGATACACGCGCTGGTGTGACTAATGTAAAAACCATAATTGATGGTATGCGCTCTCAGAGGGATACATCGATGGCCGATATGTCACATCTTAAAGCGCGTATCAAAGAGCAAAATGCTAAATTACTACAGCTAACACAAGAGCGCGCCAAATGGGATGTAAAGAGTAAGAGTGGAGCCTTAACCGATGCTGCACAACAAGAGCAATTGAATGCTGCTTTTGCTAATAAGCAG CTAATCATAAAGCAATTAAAAGACAAAGTCGAAAATATACGCAAAGAAATCGATTCCAAAAAAGAAGACATTAATTCAAATGATGTACAAGTGACCGAGGTGAAGGCTGAACTTTCAGCATTAATAACTAAATGTGAAGAACTTTATGCGGACTATGATACGCAACGGACTCAAGTTCTTGAGttgaaatataataaaaagaaTGACAACGTTTCGTCAACGACATCCGCATGGGATTCAGGATCAAGTGCTTGGGGCACTAGTGTCGATCAATATGCTCTCTCTAATGATTCAAGCGCACTAACAGACACAACAGCTACTACTGCAGCTGTAGATATGGCAGGTCCCGCACCTGAAGGTTTTGTTAAATATCGTGCTGTATATGAATTTACAGCACGTAACCAAGATGAAATAACATTCGTGCCTGGTGATATTATATTGGTGCCGTTAGAACAAAATGCTGAGCCAGGTTGGTTGGCTGGTGAAATAAATGGACATACGGGCTGGTTCCCAGAAACGTATGTGGAGAAAATGGAAGATGAATATGCAACTGCTACAGCGGATACCAGCGCCATTACAGCATCGGTTGCAGGTACAGATGCAGAAATAAGTGATTATGCGGCAGTATATCCTTATAATGATAACAGCCAGAT TCTCGCTGCGGACGCACACAATGGTGAAGTTGAATACTATATTGCCGCATACCCATATCAGTCATCTGAAGTAGGCGATCTTAGCTTCAATGCTGGTGAAATGGTAATGGTTATTAAGAAAGAAGGCGATTGGTGGACGGGTACAATTGGCGCACGTACAGGTATGTTCCCGTCAAATTATGTACAGAAGGCGGATGTTGGTACTACGGCAGCAGTAGATACAGATATAACAACAGAATTGTCAGGCGCTTTTGATGATGGCAAG